From Xiphophorus couchianus chromosome 7, X_couchianus-1.0, whole genome shotgun sequence:
CACTCCTGCTAAAACAGTGGCGATACTACTGTAATGCAGCACAGCGAGCCAAACACCGCAGAACAGAAATCACCCATAGAGACTTAAACACAGCACCAAAATGAATGCAGTGCACTTTAACCTTCCGCCGAAACAACGTCTAACAGCGCTGTCACGGcgactgtttttacaaacagcGACACCACCTGGTATGGTGCAACAGAAATAGTTAAAACATTTCCTAGACCGCACATTCTGTCCTTTCTCTCAGTCACTGACATTTGTGTCATGAAGGGGGACAAAAACTACCATAAAGAAAGAGAAGTAAATGATTCTGTGACAaatcacaaattaaaagaaTGTGACATAAAATATAACACATGCAGATTTATGTACGAATTATagcacctttttaaaaaaaaaacaaaaaaattgaggTATTGCATTTTCTTAGATAATTCCCTCTGGATTTGGATGCTTTGCAGGTGAAAGGATTCttgcttttaattatttgctttcaAACAGTTTTTGAAGGCACTGGTTGTTTCTCTATgtgtaaccatggaaacaatcAGGATTTTTTTATAGCAGTGACCACCTGATAAGAATCTTAAAAGCTCTAATAATACTTGAACAATGACTCCAAgtcccagaggagttgaaacgggggcttcatggatgcagagcaggtccaaaaagcagagagagaaaaaagatgaagtTATAAAAACCATCTCCTCCATTGATCATAATGTCTTTCTAACAGCACTCCTTAAGTCTCAGAGAGACTTAAgaagtggcaaaagcaaatgaggtgccAACAACTGATGGTTGTTGGCAATGtcattattgttattgtaaAAAACCGTCTGCTATTTGTCATACAGCAACAATGCCTCCAGTCAGCAgtttcttcagatttgttgcaagacaGGCTGCTACTGGAGAACCTTCCTGCCAATGCCTCACCAATCACAACAACATTTTGAAGGCAAATGAATGATATGagtttcaataatatttaatttgcctttGGGATAAAAagaattatgttttaatttaaattcatttaaatatatattcagaCAACTGACTCAATACTTTATTCTGCATCCTAAGACAGAGTGTTTTCCCCATTCTTTATTGTAAAAAAGCTTAAGCTCAGCCAGATGGGACAGtgaacatcagtgaacaaatcTTCAAATATTGCTTCTCtttgtaggtttgcagttgtgccatactttttctaattttgcacAATGGTTTGAACAGTTCTCCAGGAGATGTTCAAAGGACTGTAAGTGTAGTGCGCAGagtggatttttatgtttgaaaaaccTTCCTTGGCTCTAACTTTGGCTTTCTGGGTAATGTGTTATATTATGttgctctgtcacataaaatctgagaaaaacaatgacaaaatgtaaaacatttaaggtGCATGAAGATATTTGAATATCAAATATATGTTCCTGTGTGTCTGATATTTTTGGGGTTGATAATTAATctgaataatgttttaaattgttttcataaatCCCTAATTATCTTTTTTACAGTACTGTAGGTCATGTGACAAACAAAAGCCTAAGTGAGTGTTTGTCTCACTAACGACCATTCACATACTAAGCTTTGTATAATGTCATGATCACTGTGGTGACTTGTTCCGCCAAAAACCAGAGAGGAGTGGATGTGCTGGACATGGATTAGTCCTAAAAACCTCTAGGCAAAAAAGTTGGCACAGTTTCCCTGAAAAGATAGCAGAGGAATTTACATAACAGTCATTACTCCCCTTCAGTGTGTGTATATAGGTCAGTAGCTGCAGTCAGACAGCCTCTCTGTTCTGTCCCAATCAGCAGTCATCATTGAATAGATAGGCTGCCCAGAGTTACACTGGATTCCACAGGCTCTTTTCATGATCTCTGGAAATCTTTTCTGGATTTggcatacaaaaacaaaataacattccCTCAATCTCATACTGTTTAAAACAGCATACAacgttatttgtaaaaacagaacaacagatAGATGTAAACACTCTAAAAAGGCAGAGTGAAAGATTGCTGTGAAAATGTCTGCTTCTGTGCAGCTCACAGACAGGAAGCTGTGGATTTACTGTATGTGCAGCTCCAAAAAAGACCCAGAGGGTCATCAGATCATCAATTCTTCAGCaccacaacacaaacacaatcagTGGCAGCCAGCAGTCAAAGCAGATAAATTGGGTCATTCTTTTGGAAATGTAGGGCTTTTCCATGCCACATCTCTGACCACTTCCAGAccagttctctctctctctcagtctcCTTGTCTGATCTGTACatggcaaatattttatttaacagtgtTAGATGTAGTAACAACAACAGGATATATTTCATAAATGACTCCAAACTTATGTattaatgtaaacaaatattgctttatttcacatttaccAGTCAAACACAACAAGAATGACAGAGTGGCTCTTTAACAATGACCACACGTCACTGAAGAACTTCACAGTATATCACAACACTGACAACTATTCACAATTGAAAAAGGAGTGAGCAGTACTTAAACTTCATGCAGCCGAGAACCAATTTATGCTcttctaaatgaaaaaaaaacaacacagagtcCTATGATTTTAGTACAAATgctacaaaacacaaagaaaacattcaagagATCTGGGTTGCGTCACTGAGCAATTAGGGTTCACATACTTGGGAAACCAATCAGGAGGTCTTCTCAATGCTACTCATCAATATActgcaaataaacacataataatCAATTGTGTAAATGCAAGGTTGCATTGATAACAAATAGAAGACAACGAGAGCCCCGTTTCAGTACAAAGCCTCTTCCACGAATCACTTATCTGCTTGAGATCCAGAATCATCTAAATAGTCATTCTGCAAAATTGATTGAACATGAAGCTGCAAATATGTGACATAACAAAATTGTAAACTTAGAACATATGAAGAATTGAAGGTCCAAAAAAAGTCTCTCTTAATGGTGACCATTTGTTGTACCCAAAAACTTAAATAGCTACTAAGACAGAACTAAAAAGTCACTAAAAAAAAGGGAACCAAAATCAGTGAATGCGAGGTACataattgtcagaaaaaaacacacaaattatgTGCTCTGTGCATTTCCACACTGAAACCATACAGCAATagccaaaaagaaaaggaatgtcaatctctgtttgcttttttatttggcATAAACTATTATtactataattaatttaaagtgaACATAAATGGAAAAAGTTATATAATCAGGTGTACTTTTATGCCTACGGTGGGGTGGAGTCtgatctttttaatttaaagataaGACTTAAAACCTGAaacacatttcagatatttcagCTTGTACTAAAAAACCCCAATAACTTCAAAGTGACAAGTGCAAACAAGGAGACtgtaaaatgttgaatattaaaaTCTGCTACGTTAAAAACATTATAGAACTGTACAAGAAAACTTGAGCACCATCCAGTTACATGGAGTTTGAATGTAGAAACTCCACcctaaaaatatattactttGAAAACAGAGTTATAGTTTTAGAGAATATGGTGGAGTCAATCCAAACAACTGTTATTTCTCTACATTTTGAGCCGTTTTGAGATAGATCTGCTGGAAAGTAATTTCAGTGTAAAATGTTGGCTTGTGTGATGCTTCTTAGCTGGTCCTAAACAACccttttaaaaaaggagaaaaacaaaaacagtttttaattaaagtgttGCCAAGTGCAATAAAACGCTACATGTACTGTGCTCTGCTACAATAGTGCTCAACAGAAACCACTGCATTATGAACTAAATTAAGTAATTCAAGACAACGTATTATTactatttctgttaatttctgcaatataaacaaaaaatgttctgtCTTATTATTTTGAGATCTGACCCGTCAGATTTTAAATGTAAGTATAAATCTTGAATGTATGAAGCTCGGTCTGTATTGCTGGTAGAACTTTATCCAAACAGGTTGGACAGTGGTCTGGCTCTCAGAGGACTCCTGGGCAGCTCTTCTCCTCTTCCTACCTCCCCAGTGTCCCTGAAGGAGGCACTGTGGATGATCTGGGCTCGGTGGCGCCCACGATGCAGCCGGGCATTCAGCCGGCTCAGGGACGACTTCCTCTGCAAACCCCCCTTGGTCTTCTCTGACTCCTCCGGCGTCTCTGGCGGTGAGGTCAGCAGTCGTAGTGATTTCAGGTTGCCCTGGAGGACTTTGGGCAACCTCCAGCCTCTCGTTCTGCTGCTGCCACCATTCGCGTTTTCGGTATCTGACTCTGGTCCAGGTGAGGTTACCAACCCCTCCCTTTCCAGGTCAGCAGCCAGCAGCGGGGAGAGGTACTGGATGGCTCGTCTCCCGCTGTAATCCCGAGCTTCAGGGTCGGCTTCCCAGTCAGAAAGGAGCACACGAACCACCTGACAATAAAATATCTTCATTAGTCCTTGCAAAAAGTGTTCCAACCACTTacaatgtttacaaaaatgttcacatcaCAATCCCAAAATTTCAGTGCATATTAATGGGATAGACCAACACATATAACTGAACTGGGGAAAATAGATACAAGCTGGTAACTCCAGAATTCACCCATCTTAGTAAATCAAGTCCACTTCTTTGTAACTAACGCTAGAGAGAATTGAtctcatgaagaccaaagaacacatTAGACAGGTCAGCCAGAGTTGAGTTCAAAGCAAAGTCaaggtaaaaacaacattaaacaaCATTTGGACACTCTTCAAATCCATTATCCAAAATTGTAAAGAGTACAGCCCCAAATGCAACTTTTCCAAGATATGATTGTCCACCTAGGCCAGGCAAGAAGAAGATTAATCAGAAAATGGCCAAGAGTCATAGGGTAACTCTACAGGAAAGATTCATAGCATCTTAGTGGTGGCAAGAAGAAATccattgctgaaagaaaaccGTTGCAAGTGCTGTTTGCTCTTACAAGCCAATGCACTAATTCTAACTGAGCAGATAGACTGTTGGTAATTGTGCAGCTACAGTAAGCTACACTAAGGAAGTGCAACACATGATACCCCACTCCCTGCTACCCACCTGTGTGTGTCCATGTATGGCAGCCAGGTGTAGCGGTGTGTAGCCAGCACTTGATCTTGCGTTCACATTTACAGGTATAGTGTTCTCCTTGGCAAAGTCCAGCAGCTGGGAAAGCAGCTCAGCCTTGCCGTGCTTCGCGGCCCAGTGGAGGCAGGTGAAGCCGGTCACAAAATCTCTTTTGGCAACCAGACTCGGTTCGACAGCCAACAGGGGTTGCAGGCTCTCCCACAGGCCATCTGAGGCGCAGAGCATCCATTCGTGCTCAAGGGGGTCCAGGGTGACAGAAGAGCTGTCCTCGTCTGTGGCCGAGGAGAGGACAGACAATGAGTCGCCGTCGCTCCGCACAGAGTCTCGGATGCGTGAGCCACGGTTGATCAGAGACCTCCGAACCTGCCACGTACAGGAAGTTCTCTTTAGAcgctttcatttaaaacatacaaatacaGTGAATGCAACACCAGTAAAACGTTAACATTATTTATGCATGTCTCACATGAGGTGAGCTACTCATCATCAGCTCTATGAAGTTCCTGCGGCTTCCTTTCGGTGTTTGTATTTCCCCCACAGACTCCAGCCCCTCCAGTGCGCTGTCTTCAGACAGGCAGCTGATCAGCATGGCTCGCTGGGATCCTTTAGACACCCGACGTGTCCCTCTTACCAAATGGTTGTGGGAGCCAGCAGCATGGGCCTGGTCTAGGTCGTGTGTCCCAATAGCTGGAGCAGACTCTCGCCTCCTCCTGTCCCTCAGCCTcacctctcctcctccagcagtGGTAGGAGTACCTGATTCGGTGCTACCCTGTGCTGCAGGTTGCTCATTGCCATTTGACTGATGGTCATTATCCAGACTGGTTGAGGTTGATGCTTCTGTAAGACAATCACAATGTGTtattaaactgagaaaaaacaaTGGCTTGCACACACAGTgcccttttttgtgttttgtcacattacaaccacaacctCATGCATTTTATTGTGAGCTTGTTATTGGAAGTTTTCATCTGTACCATATTCTTTCTGTTTTGGATGATGGACTGCTGGAAAAGGGaatgctttaataaaaatgaaacatacaTTTGACAGCCATCCTCTTTATGATACAGCAAAACAACGACAGGGTCTGCAGTCAGAATCATTGTAGCAGAGACTACTACAAGAGATTCTTTAATGCACAAAGTCATCAACAATACTTAATCTCCCTCAgattaataatgtattttaaatataacagaAGAAATCCAAAGTATTTATACTTATCTTAGCTGGATTAAGTGTACACCAAATGGATTTGTTTGTACTAATGTTTTTAGGGACATCAAGGAAAATTCACACActttcaagatttttatttgcgaAACCATAACCTTCCAATTTATATTGTTTTCCCCAAATTGCAATGCTCCATCACATTAGATCCCAATGAGAGACGTTTTAGTTTATGgtcataaatgtaaaaaggtaCAGTAGTGATACTGCTTTTGCAGCTCGctgagaataaattaaatgagattCTTATTCTTTGGATTATTCCTTTAATTTctttgcaatgtttttattgatcgagaaaatattgattcattttaaatattcaacaaatgctttacattttcctgagcttaaaataataataactccaAGTTAAATAAGCAATCGCCCAGACATTTAGAGGTCATATAcaacaagaataaataaataataggtGCCTTTAAATCATACCGCTCCCCCCTCACCTGCTGATTCTCCGTCCTCATCAGGGTTGTCGTTCACTTGTTTGTTGTCCAGCGTCTCTTGTATGTTCCCGTTGCACTCCGCATCAACGTGGCCGTCTGCGTCCTTACGCATCACCGACTCCTCGCAACCCTCGCCATTTAAGCACACAAATTTCACCCCGTTTTCCACTTCCACGAAACCCACGTTGTCAACAATGCCCCTCAGCAGCTCCCATCCCGCCCCTTCTTTCTGCTGGTCATTACAGCCACAAGGAGCTGTGAAATGATCGATCAGCTCCATCTGTCGGACCCTCCCTCCTTTCTCCAACAGGAACTCGTGCACGGCTTGCATCGTGCACTGCTGGGACGCCATCGTCCTCATGAACGTCTCCGAGTGACCGCAGTTACAAATGGCTTAGCGGCATAACAGATTTTCCAAATACACCCATGGTCTTTCTAATTTTGTCGGTTCAGCCACAGCGGATGACAGCATCTCCCCCTCCCTCTCATTTCAATTGCTAGGACCTGTATGCCAAACCCTGGTCAATAGAGGGCGCACGTGGACATACATGGAGAATGAATGCTGCGTTTGGGTGCTCCTTGCAGATCAGGCTTAAAACAAATAGGAAAGTTCTGTCTGCtgttgcatttttaacaaatgcaaAGAAAGCTTCCTTACCGAATAGAAAGAACACCGAACTACGTTAAActaattttgattaataatttttGCATACTTTTATCTTATGTGCATTTCAGTAGGCGTAATTGTCCTAATTGAGACATAAATTGCTAACatctgcaaattaaaaatagtatGCCAAACCAAGCCAGCTTTATTTACAGAAGGACTTTAAACCAATAGACACgtgattttgtaaataatgaaataaattaataaaggattagaattaaaataaagtaaacgtttttaaaattgggattaaaatagttaaaaagtacaataaaatacaagaaacaTTAAcgaaaaaacatgacaaaaaaaaataaataaataaaaaatcaaattaacaaTTTTAACAGGATGAAAGCCCAAAAAGGAAAGTTGAAAAATAGTCAgctgaaaatgaatttaaacGCATCTTCAGTCCGAAAATGTACCAAACAGCATAATT
This genomic window contains:
- the sowahca gene encoding ankyrin repeat domain-containing protein SOWAHC; protein product: MRTMASQQCTMQAVHEFLLEKGGRVRQMELIDHFTAPCGCNDQQKEGAGWELLRGIVDNVGFVEVENGVKFVCLNGEGCEESVMRKDADGHVDAECNGNIQETLDNKQVNDNPDEDGESAEASTSTSLDNDHQSNGNEQPAAQGSTESGTPTTAGGGEVRLRDRRRRESAPAIGTHDLDQAHAAGSHNHLVRGTRRVSKGSQRAMLISCLSEDSALEGLESVGEIQTPKGSRRNFIELMMSSSPHVRRSLINRGSRIRDSVRSDGDSLSVLSSATDEDSSSVTLDPLEHEWMLCASDGLWESLQPLLAVEPSLVAKRDFVTGFTCLHWAAKHGKAELLSQLLDFAKENTIPVNVNARSSAGYTPLHLAAIHGHTQVVRVLLSDWEADPEARDYSGRRAIQYLSPLLAADLEREGLVTSPGPESDTENANGGSSRTRGWRLPKVLQGNLKSLRLLTSPPETPEESEKTKGGLQRKSSLSRLNARLHRGRHRAQIIHSASFRDTGEVGRGEELPRSPLRARPLSNLFG